The genome window ACTGGTTCCTGCTGAAGCTGCAGGAGGAAATGGGCGAACTGACCCAGGCATGGAACCGGCTGACCGGCCGCGGCCGTGCGAAGGGCCGCTCGCCTGAAGACATGCAGCGCGACCTCGCCGACGAGGCCGCCGACGTTCTCGGCCATCTCTTGCTGTTTGCCCGCCACAACGATCTCGATCTTGCCGCCGCGATCGAACGGAAGTGGCTGTTTCGGCCGGCGGAGGTGCCGAAGAGCTGATGCAGGTCGGCCGATAAAGTCAGCCGACCTTATAACGGTAGAACTTGCTGTCCACCGCCATCAGCGGGAAGGAGCGGGGCAGGGCGCTTTTGGCGATTTCGCTAAAGCCGTTCTTCTCGTAGAAACGATGCGCCGCGACGAATTTGTCGGTCGTGCCGAGGAAGATATCGGTGAGGCCGGCGTCCCTGGCATGGGCGATCAGGCGATCGAGGAGCCGTGCCGCCACGCCGTGCTCGCGGCCGCGCACCGCGGCTGAGACGAACATCTTGCGCAGCGCCGCCTGGTTGTTGCCGATGTCCTTCAGCCCAACCGTGCCGACGATGGCACCGTCCTTGACGGCGACCCAGAACTCACCTTTGCCGGACTGATAGAAATCCGGAATGACCCGGAGATCCGGCTGTGCATCCGCGGTGATGTCGATGCCGAATTCCTCGCGCTGGATCGGCAGGATCACCGACAGCACGGCATCGGCGTCATCTGATGCGAAGGGTCTGATTTCGATGTCCGCCATCAGAGAATCCTTTCGCCTCAGGTCTGCGTGCCGCCGACGGTGATCTGATCCATGCGCAGATGCGGCTGGCCGACGCCGACCGGAACCCACTGGCCGGCCTTGCCGCAATTGCCGA of Rhizobium sp. BT04 contains these proteins:
- a CDS encoding GNAT family N-acetyltransferase → MADIEIRPFASDDADAVLSVILPIQREEFGIDITADAQPDLRVIPDFYQSGKGEFWVAVKDGAIVGTVGLKDIGNNQAALRKMFVSAAVRGREHGVAARLLDRLIAHARDAGLTDIFLGTTDKFVAAHRFYEKNGFSEIAKSALPRSFPLMAVDSKFYRYKVG
- a CDS encoding pyrophosphatase, with amino-acid sequence MLRRLADQFEASSSVHVAANNIERDADWFLLKLQEEMGELTQAWNRLTGRGRAKGRSPEDMQRDLADEAADVLGHLLLFARHNDLDLAAAIERKWLFRPAEVPKS